The Podarcis raffonei isolate rPodRaf1 chromosome 2, rPodRaf1.pri, whole genome shotgun sequence genome window below encodes:
- the LOC128408176 gene encoding semaphorin-3D-like isoform X1, producing the protein MISLTFCRCCCFTTNIVLVAWVVLLTVENGTPWKQWVPRLRLSYQDLLRSNSSQLLLDSEDELALQTLLVDEKRAWLMAGAKDHIFLLNLDSPNKEPQKIFWPAPREQMEHCRLAGKNPKMECANFIRFLQHFNSTHVFACGTGSYQPICAFIYLRDGVEEPVVPAMQLVTSSIESGRGKCPYSPHEPFTGLLIDGEFYSGTSVDFMGSSAAFFRTQLDRVDQNYIRTEQNQDYWLNEPVFIGAYAIPDTYNHDDDKVYFFFRETAVEAGQWERRRIYTRVARVCKNDVGGKHSLINRWSTFLKARLVCSIPGLQGTETHFDQLEDVFLLHTRNAQNPLVYGLFTVSSGIFSGSAVCVYSLAAIRAAFNGPFAHKEGLDYQWVEFRGRIPYPRPGTCPSETYDPLLQSTKDFPDEVIGFMRTHHLMWDPVYPLHWKPVLMRANVAFQIKQMLVDRVETEAGPVDVLFLGTDDGKVLKVGIAGIGGQDPQEISLEEISVSKMSSAILDMQFSPKRQEVFVSTTNGLVRLSLYRCEHYGKTCTECCLARDPYCTWDGRSCRPYLLTKKRRAQCQNLLEANPISQCQDTAKGISMAEEKVVFGVQNNSTFLECLPRSPQTAIRWLVQRTSAPVLEEIGSMGRFSILEQGLLINQLTQEDAGLYQCQGTEHSFSQTLTYYSLRIIGHQAMEAFTTRRSKNTEEAGGPYGTIPASAPELQLHYKGYSWAMGAPGTNLDELCDALQRRKRRRQKGWSPKWQQHPLENKRGRVRRQPGPL; encoded by the exons ATGATCAGCTTGACTTTCTGTAGGTGCTGCTGCTTCACCACCAACATAGTCCTAGTGGCTTGGGTTGTTTTGCTGACAGTTGAGAACGGTACTCCCTGGAAGCAGTGGGTCCCTCGCCTCCGCCTCTCATATCAAG ACCTCCTGAGATCAAACAGCTCTCAGCTGCTCTTGGACTCTGAGGATGAGCTGGCACTCCAGACACTACTTGTGGACGAAAAGAGGGCATGGCTGATGGCAGGCGCTAAGGACCACATCTTTTTGCTCAACCTTGACAGCCCCAACAAAGAGCCGCAGAAG ATTTTCTGGCCAGCTCCTAGAGAGCAAATGGAGCACTGCAGACTGGCTGGGAAGAATCCTAAG ATGGAATGTGCCAATTTCATCCGCTTTCTCCAGCATTTCAACAGCACTCATGTGTTTGCCTGTGGAACAGGCTCCTACCAGCCCATATGTGCCTTCATATATCTCAGAGATGGAGTGGAG GAACCAGTGGTGCCAGCTATGCAGCTGGTGACGTCCTCCATAGAATCTGGAAGAGGCAAGTGTCCATACAGCCCCCATGAGCCTTTCACAGGGCTGCTCATAG ATGGGGAGTTTTATTCAGGCACTTCTGTTGACTTCATGGGCAGCAGTGCTGCTTTTTTCCGTACACAGCTTGACAGGGTTGACCAGAACTACATCCGGACAGAACAGAACCAGGATTACTGGTTAAATG AGCCTGTGTTTATTGGTGCCTATGCTATTCCCGACACCTACAACCATGATGATGATAAGGTGTACTTCTTTTTCCGGGAGACTGCAGTGGAAGCTGGACAGTGGGAGAGAAGGCGCATCTATACCCGGGTGGCACGGGTCTGCAAG AATGATGTTGGTGGGAAGCACAGCCTCATCAATCGTTGGAGCACATTCCTTAAAGCCCGGCTGGTTTGCTCCATTCCAGGTCTGCAGGGCACCGAAACACACTTTGATCAGCTGG AGGATGTATTCCTCCTTCACACCCGTAATGCACAGAACCCTCTCGTTTATGGCCTCTTCACAGTATCAAG tgGCATTTTTAGTGGTTCTGCTGTGTGTGTTTACTCTTTGGCAGCCATTCGGGCTGCTTTCAATGGACCCTTTGCACATAAGGAAGGCTTGGACTATCAGTGGGTGGAATTCAGGGGACGGATCCCCTACCCCCGCCCTGGAACG TGTCCCAGTGAAACATATGACCCACTCCTCCAGTCAACAAAGGATTTCCCTGATGAAGTGATTGGCTTCATGCGCACCCACCATCTGATGTGGGACCCTGTCTATCCACTCCATTGGAAGCCTGTTCTGATGAGAGCCAATGTAGCCTTCCAGATCAAGCAGATGCTGGTGGACAGAGTGGAGACAGAGGCTGGACCTGTTGATGTCCTCTTCCTTGGAACAG ATGATGGCAAAGTACTAAAAGTGGGGATTGCTGGCATAGGAGGCCAAGACCCTCAGGAAATTAGCTTGGAAGAGATCAGTGTTTCAAAG ATGTCTTCAGCCATCTTAGACATGCAGTTTTCTCCTAAGAGA CAGGAGGTGTTTGTGAGCACTACAAATGGCCTGGTCCGGCTCTCCCTGTATCGCTGTGAACACTATGGCAAAACCTGCACTGAATGCTGCCTGGCTAGAGATCCCTACTGCACCTGGGATGGCAGGTCCTGCAGGCCCTACTTGCTCACCAAAAAAAG GCGAGCCCAGTGCCAAAATTTGCTGGAGGCCAATCCGATCAGCCAGTGCCAGGACACTGCAAAAG GAATATCTATGGCTGAAGAAAAGGTGGTGTTTGGTGTACAGAACAACTCAACTTTTCTTGAGTGTCTTCCACGTTCCCCACAGACGGCTATCCGGTGGCTTGTGCAGCGCACCAGTGCACCAGTCCTAGAGGAG ATTGGGAGCATGGGCCGCTTTTCAATCCTAGAGCAAGGGCTGCTGATTAATCAGTTGACCCAGGAGGATGCTGGGCTCTACCAGTGCCAAGGGACGGAGCACTCCTTCTCCCAAACCCTCACCTACTACAGCCTGCGCATCATCGGGCACCAGGCCATGGAGGCTTTCACCACCAGGCGGAGCAAGAACACAGAAGAAGCAGGAGGCCCGTACGGCACCATCCCTGCATCAGCGCCAGAGCTGCAGCTGCATTACAAAGGGTACTCATGGGCCATGGGCGCCCCTGGCACTAATTTGGATGAGCTTTGCGATGCTCTCCAGCGGAGGAAAAGGCGGAGACAGAAAGGATGGAGCCCAAAGTGGCAGCAGCATCCTTTAGAAAACAAGAGAGGCAGAGTCCGTCGGCAGCCTGGGCCCCTGTAA
- the LOC128408176 gene encoding semaphorin-3D-like isoform X2, with amino-acid sequence MQWSFDALLLILDLLRSNSSQLLLDSEDELALQTLLVDEKRAWLMAGAKDHIFLLNLDSPNKEPQKIFWPAPREQMEHCRLAGKNPKMECANFIRFLQHFNSTHVFACGTGSYQPICAFIYLRDGVEEPVVPAMQLVTSSIESGRGKCPYSPHEPFTGLLIDGEFYSGTSVDFMGSSAAFFRTQLDRVDQNYIRTEQNQDYWLNEPVFIGAYAIPDTYNHDDDKVYFFFRETAVEAGQWERRRIYTRVARVCKNDVGGKHSLINRWSTFLKARLVCSIPGLQGTETHFDQLEDVFLLHTRNAQNPLVYGLFTVSSGIFSGSAVCVYSLAAIRAAFNGPFAHKEGLDYQWVEFRGRIPYPRPGTCPSETYDPLLQSTKDFPDEVIGFMRTHHLMWDPVYPLHWKPVLMRANVAFQIKQMLVDRVETEAGPVDVLFLGTDDGKVLKVGIAGIGGQDPQEISLEEISVSKMSSAILDMQFSPKRQEVFVSTTNGLVRLSLYRCEHYGKTCTECCLARDPYCTWDGRSCRPYLLTKKRRAQCQNLLEANPISQCQDTAKGISMAEEKVVFGVQNNSTFLECLPRSPQTAIRWLVQRTSAPVLEEIGSMGRFSILEQGLLINQLTQEDAGLYQCQGTEHSFSQTLTYYSLRIIGHQAMEAFTTRRSKNTEEAGGPYGTIPASAPELQLHYKGYSWAMGAPGTNLDELCDALQRRKRRRQKGWSPKWQQHPLENKRGRVRRQPGPL; translated from the exons ATGCAATGGAGCTTTGATGCATTACTGCTAATTCTAG ACCTCCTGAGATCAAACAGCTCTCAGCTGCTCTTGGACTCTGAGGATGAGCTGGCACTCCAGACACTACTTGTGGACGAAAAGAGGGCATGGCTGATGGCAGGCGCTAAGGACCACATCTTTTTGCTCAACCTTGACAGCCCCAACAAAGAGCCGCAGAAG ATTTTCTGGCCAGCTCCTAGAGAGCAAATGGAGCACTGCAGACTGGCTGGGAAGAATCCTAAG ATGGAATGTGCCAATTTCATCCGCTTTCTCCAGCATTTCAACAGCACTCATGTGTTTGCCTGTGGAACAGGCTCCTACCAGCCCATATGTGCCTTCATATATCTCAGAGATGGAGTGGAG GAACCAGTGGTGCCAGCTATGCAGCTGGTGACGTCCTCCATAGAATCTGGAAGAGGCAAGTGTCCATACAGCCCCCATGAGCCTTTCACAGGGCTGCTCATAG ATGGGGAGTTTTATTCAGGCACTTCTGTTGACTTCATGGGCAGCAGTGCTGCTTTTTTCCGTACACAGCTTGACAGGGTTGACCAGAACTACATCCGGACAGAACAGAACCAGGATTACTGGTTAAATG AGCCTGTGTTTATTGGTGCCTATGCTATTCCCGACACCTACAACCATGATGATGATAAGGTGTACTTCTTTTTCCGGGAGACTGCAGTGGAAGCTGGACAGTGGGAGAGAAGGCGCATCTATACCCGGGTGGCACGGGTCTGCAAG AATGATGTTGGTGGGAAGCACAGCCTCATCAATCGTTGGAGCACATTCCTTAAAGCCCGGCTGGTTTGCTCCATTCCAGGTCTGCAGGGCACCGAAACACACTTTGATCAGCTGG AGGATGTATTCCTCCTTCACACCCGTAATGCACAGAACCCTCTCGTTTATGGCCTCTTCACAGTATCAAG tgGCATTTTTAGTGGTTCTGCTGTGTGTGTTTACTCTTTGGCAGCCATTCGGGCTGCTTTCAATGGACCCTTTGCACATAAGGAAGGCTTGGACTATCAGTGGGTGGAATTCAGGGGACGGATCCCCTACCCCCGCCCTGGAACG TGTCCCAGTGAAACATATGACCCACTCCTCCAGTCAACAAAGGATTTCCCTGATGAAGTGATTGGCTTCATGCGCACCCACCATCTGATGTGGGACCCTGTCTATCCACTCCATTGGAAGCCTGTTCTGATGAGAGCCAATGTAGCCTTCCAGATCAAGCAGATGCTGGTGGACAGAGTGGAGACAGAGGCTGGACCTGTTGATGTCCTCTTCCTTGGAACAG ATGATGGCAAAGTACTAAAAGTGGGGATTGCTGGCATAGGAGGCCAAGACCCTCAGGAAATTAGCTTGGAAGAGATCAGTGTTTCAAAG ATGTCTTCAGCCATCTTAGACATGCAGTTTTCTCCTAAGAGA CAGGAGGTGTTTGTGAGCACTACAAATGGCCTGGTCCGGCTCTCCCTGTATCGCTGTGAACACTATGGCAAAACCTGCACTGAATGCTGCCTGGCTAGAGATCCCTACTGCACCTGGGATGGCAGGTCCTGCAGGCCCTACTTGCTCACCAAAAAAAG GCGAGCCCAGTGCCAAAATTTGCTGGAGGCCAATCCGATCAGCCAGTGCCAGGACACTGCAAAAG GAATATCTATGGCTGAAGAAAAGGTGGTGTTTGGTGTACAGAACAACTCAACTTTTCTTGAGTGTCTTCCACGTTCCCCACAGACGGCTATCCGGTGGCTTGTGCAGCGCACCAGTGCACCAGTCCTAGAGGAG ATTGGGAGCATGGGCCGCTTTTCAATCCTAGAGCAAGGGCTGCTGATTAATCAGTTGACCCAGGAGGATGCTGGGCTCTACCAGTGCCAAGGGACGGAGCACTCCTTCTCCCAAACCCTCACCTACTACAGCCTGCGCATCATCGGGCACCAGGCCATGGAGGCTTTCACCACCAGGCGGAGCAAGAACACAGAAGAAGCAGGAGGCCCGTACGGCACCATCCCTGCATCAGCGCCAGAGCTGCAGCTGCATTACAAAGGGTACTCATGGGCCATGGGCGCCCCTGGCACTAATTTGGATGAGCTTTGCGATGCTCTCCAGCGGAGGAAAAGGCGGAGACAGAAAGGATGGAGCCCAAAGTGGCAGCAGCATCCTTTAGAAAACAAGAGAGGCAGAGTCCGTCGGCAGCCTGGGCCCCTGTAA